A window of the Pseudomonas gozinkensis genome harbors these coding sequences:
- a CDS encoding TonB family protein, with protein MITTRHKLTRYSGSLAVVLGVHALAIALALNWTARPPIELPPQAMMVELAPVPAPPPPAPPKVVTPPQPPAPVEELPIPKLADAPKAEIAVQKPKPKPKPKPPKPIEKKLPDPPKEKPSEEKPADTQPTQAPTEKSAQPAPGPSPAQMAAKASWQGTLLAHLAKYKKYPASAQARGKEGLNRLRFVVDGEGNVLSFELVGRSGNADLDRATLEMIRRAQPLPKPPADMLTNGAIEIVAPFVYSLERRR; from the coding sequence ATGATCACGACGCGCCATAAGCTGACGCGTTACAGCGGTAGCCTGGCCGTGGTGCTGGGTGTTCACGCGCTGGCCATCGCGCTGGCGCTGAACTGGACCGCCCGCCCGCCCATCGAATTGCCGCCGCAGGCAATGATGGTCGAGCTGGCACCGGTTCCGGCCCCGCCACCGCCCGCACCGCCGAAAGTCGTCACGCCACCGCAGCCACCGGCTCCGGTTGAAGAACTGCCGATCCCGAAACTGGCCGACGCGCCAAAAGCCGAGATCGCGGTACAGAAACCGAAGCCCAAGCCGAAACCAAAACCGCCGAAGCCGATCGAGAAGAAACTGCCCGATCCGCCGAAGGAGAAACCGTCCGAAGAGAAGCCGGCCGATACCCAGCCGACTCAGGCGCCGACGGAGAAATCCGCTCAGCCTGCACCGGGCCCCTCGCCTGCACAAATGGCCGCCAAGGCCAGCTGGCAAGGCACCCTGCTCGCGCACTTGGCCAAGTACAAAAAGTACCCGGCCAGCGCTCAGGCACGGGGCAAGGAAGGCTTGAACCGGCTGCGTTTCGTGGTCGATGGCGAAGGCAACGTGCTGTCGTTCGAACTGGTGGGCCGCTCCGGCAACGCCGATCTGGACCGGGCCACCCTGGAAATGATCCGCCGCGCCCAACCGCTGCCCAAGCCACCGGCCGACATGCTGACCAATGGCGCGATCGAAATCGTTGCGCCGTTTGTGTACTCGCTGGAACGCCGCCGCTAA
- a CDS encoding hydrogen peroxide-inducible genes activator, with product MTLTELRYIVTLAQEQHFGHAAERCHVSQPTLSVGVKKLEDELGVLIFERSKSAVRLTPVGEGIVAQAQKVLEQAQGIRELAQAGKNQLTAPLKVGAIYTVGPYLFPHLIPQLHRVAPQMPLYIEENFTHVLRDKLRNGELDAIIIALPFNEADVLTLQLYDEPFYVLMPAQHPWTQKESIDAALLNDKSLLLLGEGHCFRDQVLEACPTLTKGNDGAKHTTVESSSLETIRHMVASGLGISILPLSAVDSHHYAPGVIEVRPLSAPVPFRTVAIAWRASFPRPKAIEILADSIRLCSVAKPAAPVTAG from the coding sequence ATGACCCTCACAGAATTACGCTACATCGTTACCCTCGCCCAAGAGCAGCATTTCGGCCACGCGGCCGAGCGTTGCCACGTCAGCCAGCCGACCCTGTCGGTGGGCGTGAAAAAGCTTGAAGACGAACTCGGTGTGCTGATTTTCGAGCGCAGCAAAAGCGCCGTGCGCCTGACCCCGGTCGGCGAAGGCATCGTCGCCCAGGCACAGAAAGTGCTGGAGCAGGCCCAGGGCATCCGCGAACTGGCCCAGGCTGGCAAGAACCAGCTGACCGCCCCGCTGAAAGTCGGCGCGATCTACACCGTCGGCCCGTACCTGTTCCCGCACCTGATTCCGCAACTGCACCGGGTCGCCCCGCAGATGCCGTTGTACATCGAAGAAAACTTCACCCACGTGCTGCGCGACAAACTGCGCAACGGCGAGCTGGACGCGATCATCATCGCCCTGCCGTTCAACGAAGCCGACGTGCTGACCCTGCAACTCTACGACGAGCCGTTCTACGTCCTGATGCCGGCCCAGCACCCGTGGACCCAGAAAGAATCCATCGACGCAGCCCTGCTCAACGACAAGAGCCTGCTGCTGCTCGGCGAGGGTCACTGCTTCCGCGATCAGGTGCTGGAAGCCTGCCCGACCCTGACCAAGGGCAACGACGGCGCCAAGCACACCACGGTCGAATCCAGCTCGCTGGAAACCATCCGCCACATGGTCGCGTCCGGCCTGGGCATCTCGATCCTGCCGCTGTCGGCGGTGGACAGCCATCACTACGCCCCGGGCGTCATCGAAGTGCGCCCGCTGTCGGCACCAGTGCCGTTCCGCACAGTGGCCATTGCCTGGCGCGCCAGTTTCCCTCGGCCGAAAGCCATCGAGATCCTCGCCGACTCCATTCGCCTGTGCTCGGTCGCCAAACCTGCCGCGCCGGTCACGGCCGGTTAA
- the recG gene encoding ATP-dependent DNA helicase RecG yields MTELSQVSVTALKGVGEAMAEKLAKVGLENLQDVLFHLPLRYQDRTRVVPIGALRPGQDAVVEGTVSGADVVMGRRRSLVVRLQDGTGGLSLRFYHFSNAQKEGLKRGTRIRCYGEARPGASGLEIYHPEYRAINGDEPPPVDETLTPVYPLTEGLTQARLRQLCMQTLTLLKPATLPDWLPTELARDYQLAPLADAIRYLHNPPADADVDELALGHHWAQHRLAFEELLTHQLSQQRLRESMRSLRAPAMPKATKLPPKYLANLGFNPTGAQQRVGNEIAYDLSQHEPMLRLIQGDVGAGKTVVAALAALQALEAGYQVALMAPTEILAEQHFITFKRWLEPLGIDVAWLAGKLKGKNRVAALEQIASGTPMVVGTHALFQDEVQFKNLALVIIDEQHRFGVQQRLALRQKGVGGRMCPHQLIMTATPIPRTLAMSAYADLDTSILDELPPGRTPVNTVLVTDTRRVEVIERVRSACAEGRQAYWVCTLIEESEELTCQAAETTFEDLTAALGELKVGLIHGRMKPAEKAAVMAEFKAGNLQLLVATTVIEVGVDVPNASLMIIENPERLGLAQLHQLRGRVGRGSAVSHCVLLYHPPLSQIGRQRLGIMRETNDGFVIAEKDLELRGPGEMLGTRQTGLLQFKVADLMRDADLLPAVRDAAQALLERWPTHVSPLLDRWLRHGQQYGQV; encoded by the coding sequence ATGACTGAGCTGTCGCAGGTCTCGGTCACCGCACTCAAGGGTGTCGGTGAAGCCATGGCCGAGAAACTGGCCAAGGTCGGCCTGGAAAACCTCCAGGACGTGCTGTTCCACCTGCCGCTGCGCTATCAGGATCGCACCCGCGTGGTGCCGATCGGCGCGTTGCGGCCGGGGCAGGACGCCGTGGTCGAAGGCACCGTCAGCGGCGCCGACGTGGTCATGGGCCGGCGCCGCAGCCTCGTCGTGCGTTTGCAGGACGGCACCGGCGGACTGAGCCTGCGCTTCTACCACTTCAGCAATGCGCAGAAAGAAGGTCTCAAGCGCGGCACGCGGATTCGTTGCTACGGCGAAGCCCGACCCGGTGCGTCAGGCCTTGAGATCTACCACCCGGAATATCGCGCCATCAACGGCGACGAACCGCCGCCGGTGGATGAGACCCTGACCCCGGTTTACCCGCTGACCGAAGGCCTGACCCAGGCCCGCCTGCGCCAGTTGTGCATGCAGACGTTGACCCTGCTCAAGCCGGCCACCCTGCCCGACTGGCTGCCGACCGAACTGGCCCGCGACTACCAATTGGCGCCGCTGGCCGATGCGATCCGCTACCTGCACAACCCGCCCGCCGATGCCGACGTCGACGAACTCGCCCTCGGCCATCACTGGGCCCAGCATCGTCTGGCTTTCGAAGAACTGCTGACTCACCAGCTATCGCAGCAGCGCCTGCGCGAAAGCATGCGTTCCCTGCGCGCGCCGGCGATGCCGAAAGCCACCAAACTGCCGCCAAAATACCTGGCCAACCTCGGCTTCAACCCGACCGGCGCTCAGCAACGGGTCGGCAACGAAATCGCCTACGACCTCAGCCAGCACGAACCAATGCTGCGGTTGATTCAGGGTGACGTTGGTGCGGGCAAGACCGTGGTCGCCGCCCTCGCCGCGCTGCAAGCACTGGAGGCGGGTTATCAAGTCGCGCTGATGGCGCCGACCGAGATCCTCGCTGAGCAGCACTTCATCACCTTCAAACGCTGGCTCGAACCGCTGGGCATCGACGTGGCGTGGCTGGCCGGCAAGCTCAAGGGCAAGAACCGCGTGGCCGCGCTGGAGCAGATCGCCAGCGGCACGCCGATGGTGGTCGGCACCCACGCGCTGTTCCAGGACGAAGTGCAGTTCAAGAACCTCGCGCTGGTGATCATCGACGAACAGCACCGCTTCGGCGTGCAACAGCGTCTGGCGCTGCGGCAGAAAGGTGTTGGCGGGCGCATGTGTCCGCATCAACTGATCATGACCGCCACGCCGATTCCCCGGACGCTGGCGATGAGCGCCTACGCCGACCTCGACACCTCGATCCTCGACGAATTGCCGCCCGGTCGAACCCCGGTCAACACCGTGCTGGTCACCGACACCCGCCGCGTCGAAGTCATCGAACGGGTGCGCAGCGCCTGCGCCGAGGGCCGTCAGGCCTATTGGGTGTGCACGCTGATCGAAGAGTCCGAAGAGCTGACCTGTCAGGCCGCCGAAACCACCTTCGAAGACCTGACCGCCGCCCTCGGCGAGCTGAAGGTCGGGCTGATCCACGGCCGCATGAAACCCGCCGAGAAAGCCGCCGTGATGGCCGAATTCAAGGCCGGCAACCTGCAACTGCTGGTCGCCACCACCGTGATCGAAGTCGGCGTCGACGTGCCCAACGCCAGCCTGATGATCATCGAAAACCCCGAGCGCCTCGGCCTTGCGCAACTGCACCAATTGCGCGGCCGTGTCGGCCGGGGCAGCGCGGTCAGCCATTGCGTGCTGCTCTACCATCCGCCGCTGTCACAGATCGGCCGCCAGCGCCTGGGCATCATGCGCGAGACCAACGACGGTTTCGTCATCGCCGAAAAAGACCTCGAACTGCGCGGTCCCGGCGAAATGCTCGGCACCCGCCAGACCGGTCTGCTGCAATTCAAGGTCGCCGACCTGATGCGCGACGCCGATCTGCTGCCCGCCGTGCGCGATGCCGCCCAGGCCTTGCTCGAACGCTGGCCCACCCACGTCAGCCCGTTGCTCGACCGCTGGCTGCGACACGGGCAGCAATACGGCCAAGTGTGA
- a CDS encoding aminoacyl-tRNA deacylase and HDOD domain-containing protein, whose product MTEAALAPELPHAPSVIRLLLNKLGVAYEEVLDHHGLNASRKVQAVLLDDAVGALMVLFPQSQLLDLNRLAELTGRRLTAVSTERLEKMLGKHSLSLLPGLPALTSSPCLYEEGLLREPKLLINSGEPGLLLEIASEDFKTMLTKASAANFGEALSSIRPNLDRPDDDREEITQAVQAFTARRIQQRLEATIEIPPLAETAQKIIKLRVDPNATIDDITGVVETDPALAAQVVSWAASPYYASPGKIRSVEDAIVRVLGFDLVINLALGLALGKTLSLPKDHPQHTTPYWQQSIYTAAVIEGLTRAMPRAQRPEAGLTYLAGLLHNFGYLLLAHVFPPHFSLICRHLEVNPHLCHSYVEQHLLGISREQIGSWLMRYWDMPDELATALRFQHDPNYDGAYAEYPNLVCLAVRLLRGRGIGSGPDEDIPDALLERVGLTRDKANDVVSKVLEAEVLLRELASQFSQA is encoded by the coding sequence ATGACCGAAGCTGCTCTCGCCCCCGAACTCCCGCACGCTCCGTCAGTTATTCGGCTGCTGCTCAACAAGCTGGGCGTCGCCTACGAAGAAGTGCTCGACCACCACGGCCTCAACGCCTCGCGCAAAGTGCAGGCCGTGTTGCTGGACGACGCGGTCGGTGCGCTGATGGTGCTGTTTCCACAGAGCCAGTTGCTGGATCTCAACCGCCTCGCCGAGCTGACGGGCCGTCGCCTGACTGCCGTGTCCACCGAGCGCCTGGAAAAGATGCTCGGCAAACACAGCCTGAGCCTGCTGCCGGGCCTGCCGGCACTGACCAGCTCGCCGTGCCTCTACGAAGAAGGCCTGCTGCGCGAGCCGAAGCTGCTGATCAACTCCGGCGAGCCGGGCCTGCTGCTGGAAATTGCCAGCGAAGACTTCAAGACCATGCTGACCAAGGCCAGCGCCGCCAACTTCGGCGAAGCCCTGAGCAGCATCCGCCCGAACCTCGACCGCCCGGACGATGACCGCGAGGAAATCACCCAGGCCGTGCAGGCGTTCACCGCGCGGCGCATCCAGCAGCGTCTGGAAGCGACCATCGAGATTCCGCCGCTGGCCGAAACCGCACAAAAAATCATCAAGCTGCGCGTCGACCCGAACGCCACCATCGACGACATCACCGGCGTGGTCGAAACCGACCCGGCGCTGGCTGCGCAAGTGGTGAGCTGGGCGGCGTCGCCGTACTACGCCTCGCCGGGCAAGATTCGTTCGGTGGAAGACGCGATCGTGCGCGTGCTGGGTTTCGATCTGGTGATCAACCTGGCGCTGGGCCTGGCCCTCGGCAAGACCCTGAGCCTGCCGAAAGATCATCCGCAACACACCACGCCGTACTGGCAGCAGTCGATCTACACCGCCGCCGTCATCGAAGGCCTGACCCGCGCCATGCCGCGCGCCCAGCGCCCGGAAGCCGGCCTGACCTACCTCGCCGGCCTGCTGCACAACTTCGGCTATCTGTTGCTGGCCCACGTGTTCCCGCCGCACTTCTCGCTGATCTGCCGCCACCTGGAGGTCAACCCGCACCTGTGCCACAGCTACGTCGAGCAACACCTGCTGGGCATCAGCCGCGAACAGATCGGCTCCTGGCTGATGCGCTACTGGGACATGCCGGACGAACTGGCCACCGCCCTGCGCTTCCAGCACGACCCGAACTACGACGGCGCCTACGCCGAATACCCGAACCTCGTCTGCCTGGCCGTGCGCCTGCTGCGCGGTCGCGGGATTGGCTCCGGGCCGGATGAAGACATTCCGGATGCGCTGCTGGAGCGTGTTGGTTTGACTCGCGACAAGGCCAATGACGTCGTCAGCAAAGTGCTTGAGGCGGAAGTGTTGTTGCGTGAATTGGCTTCGCAGTTCAGCCAGGCTTAA
- a CDS encoding Fic/DOC family protein: protein MTFDPFGDFETAGYLQNSLQLKDPVEVKESEHLSFELSIEEALAYLAKKKPIDYQTVLNVHEILFSGFYHWAGKDRNELVPHLAVFKGSLDDPRSTVFERPDSIKMSVDYALKLAADKKRFRDHPGGVMGQLAFAHPFLDGNGRAILLVFMELCYRAGFAIDWSRTNKDDYLRALSDEIREPRERHLDNYLNPFVVDISSRDEWPETISGIRGLDGLDKEDITYENLDNPKVQQIYKTYRAQPLDAEPPEPES from the coding sequence ATGACTTTCGATCCGTTCGGCGACTTCGAAACGGCTGGATATCTTCAAAACTCGCTGCAACTGAAAGATCCCGTTGAAGTAAAAGAGTCAGAGCATCTTTCGTTCGAATTGAGTATCGAAGAGGCGCTTGCCTATCTGGCCAAGAAAAAGCCAATCGATTACCAGACTGTACTCAACGTCCACGAGATCCTGTTCTCCGGCTTCTATCACTGGGCAGGAAAAGACCGTAACGAGCTTGTCCCCCACCTGGCAGTCTTCAAGGGCTCCCTCGACGACCCTCGCAGCACCGTCTTCGAGCGCCCGGACTCCATCAAAATGTCTGTCGACTATGCGCTCAAGCTCGCAGCAGACAAGAAACGCTTCAGAGACCATCCCGGTGGAGTGATGGGCCAGCTGGCTTTCGCACACCCCTTCCTGGACGGCAATGGCCGCGCGATTCTATTGGTCTTCATGGAACTCTGTTATCGAGCCGGGTTCGCCATCGACTGGTCAAGAACAAACAAAGACGACTACCTGCGGGCCCTCAGCGACGAGATCCGAGAGCCGCGCGAAAGGCATCTCGATAACTACCTCAACCCGTTCGTAGTCGATATATCCAGTCGTGACGAATGGCCAGAGACCATCAGTGGCATCCGAGGCCTGGATGGCCTGGACAAGGAAGACATCACTTACGAGAACCTGGACAACCCGAAAGTCCAGCAGATCTACAAGACATACCGGGCCCAGCCCCTGGACGCCGAGCCTCCCGAGCCCGAAAGCTGA
- a CDS encoding SCP2 sterol-binding domain-containing protein, protein MKFRFLLWMLGLLMGKASRTNPAFQQQLGDKDLVFQLQTLDGKVARHFVVKDQRITSKSGVVAEPAFAIAFKDAAFGFATMQAKNKQLAFMQGIQDKSIQLKGNPALVMWFQGLMKYLKPRKAKPKA, encoded by the coding sequence ATGAAATTTCGTTTTCTTCTGTGGATGCTGGGTCTGTTGATGGGTAAGGCCAGTCGGACAAATCCTGCGTTCCAGCAGCAGTTGGGTGACAAGGATCTGGTGTTTCAGCTGCAGACTCTGGACGGGAAAGTGGCGCGGCATTTCGTGGTGAAGGATCAGCGCATTACCAGCAAATCCGGGGTGGTGGCGGAGCCAGCGTTTGCGATTGCCTTTAAAGACGCGGCGTTCGGGTTTGCCACGATGCAGGCGAAGAACAAGCAGCTGGCGTTCATGCAGGGGATTCAGGACAAGTCGATCCAGCTCAAGGGTAATCCTGCGCTGGTGATGTGGTTTCAGGGGTTGATGAAGTATTTGAAGCCGCGGAAGGCCAAGCCGAAGGCATAG
- a CDS encoding DUF6124 family protein yields the protein MIKPTPNPPEIPETSPYESLDSKKLHEAAERALDHHFKPTAPRPKRLGGLFALCPNADAEALMANASEDLLSISAFAANLADDLDGPRRSMALGLSRMADGVRLMVEGTLDHIEFREYQTRG from the coding sequence ATGATCAAACCAACGCCCAACCCTCCTGAAATCCCAGAAACCTCCCCCTACGAATCCCTCGATTCAAAGAAACTCCACGAAGCCGCCGAACGCGCCCTCGACCACCATTTCAAACCCACCGCCCCACGCCCCAAACGCCTGGGCGGCCTGTTCGCCCTCTGCCCCAACGCCGACGCCGAAGCCCTCATGGCCAACGCCTCCGAAGACCTCCTGTCCATCAGCGCCTTCGCCGCCAACCTGGCCGACGACCTAGACGGCCCCCGCCGCTCGATGGCACTGGGCCTGAGCAGAATGGCGGACGGCGTGCGGTTGATGGTGGAAGGCACGCTCGATCACATTGAGTTTCGGGAGTATCAAACGCGGGGTTGA
- a CDS encoding lysozyme inhibitor LprI family protein: MARLMVRISFYVLTTCSSLLAHAAFAQDACGDISTNSQSERCSVSAKAAADAQLNTSYQELLVRLEGGYQTDPVLAASQKATVQEAQRAWIKLRDTDCQIDALETEPGSSAHVAAVNNCIASMSRERSVFLDNIASDSGSGSAFGRGSCPTQDFAQFLPYFSTNAESQKRLTAQAVKLLVLKGTSDIGRIVTHVTAEVGRDMAFPLMAVVPDGKVEGIEIEKVDDRHVDVVDKRAGNSNIKIFNFSRKACWTLEGVEDWSIPHKELSVASTRSLSREENFCSQRAQGFVGLGGLEQYRLTGELFEAALENYLCAAASGDPVSSETAARLSLSGMAPQLEYSKVEALFKAAAVNSPGGAEGLASFYCFGNDTAGSGPCQRPVDVEKELIRASAMGSAHAIVSLGDYWKSGDLGEKDIPRALACYQLAADKGYESGLSAAKRLQSEVTEPIAPSKCY, encoded by the coding sequence ATGGCTAGGCTCATGGTGCGTATATCTTTTTACGTGCTGACAACTTGTTCATCGTTACTTGCGCATGCAGCATTTGCTCAAGATGCATGTGGCGATATCAGTACGAACTCCCAGAGTGAAAGATGTTCTGTGAGTGCCAAGGCTGCTGCAGATGCGCAGTTGAATACCAGTTATCAAGAATTGCTGGTTCGGCTCGAAGGTGGATATCAGACCGATCCAGTTCTTGCCGCAAGCCAAAAGGCGACGGTTCAGGAGGCTCAGCGCGCTTGGATCAAACTACGCGATACCGATTGCCAGATTGATGCGTTGGAGACGGAGCCGGGCTCTTCGGCGCATGTGGCAGCCGTGAACAATTGCATCGCAAGCATGAGCCGTGAGCGGTCGGTGTTTCTGGACAATATCGCGTCCGATAGCGGTAGTGGCTCTGCATTTGGGCGTGGCTCGTGCCCGACGCAAGACTTCGCCCAGTTTCTTCCATACTTCTCCACTAATGCCGAATCGCAAAAGCGACTGACTGCGCAAGCAGTGAAACTGTTGGTGTTGAAGGGGACGTCGGATATAGGACGGATAGTGACTCACGTCACGGCAGAGGTGGGGCGCGACATGGCGTTTCCCTTAATGGCTGTGGTGCCTGATGGGAAAGTCGAAGGGATAGAAATCGAGAAGGTGGATGATCGTCACGTTGACGTTGTGGATAAACGTGCCGGAAACAGCAATATCAAGATCTTCAACTTTTCGCGTAAGGCTTGCTGGACGCTTGAGGGGGTTGAGGATTGGTCGATTCCTCATAAGGAGCTTTCTGTAGCCAGTACGCGCTCATTGAGTCGCGAGGAAAATTTCTGCTCACAGCGTGCGCAAGGATTCGTTGGCTTGGGTGGTCTTGAGCAATACCGTCTGACAGGAGAACTTTTTGAGGCTGCATTGGAAAATTATCTGTGTGCGGCTGCTTCAGGTGATCCTGTTTCCAGCGAGACTGCGGCTAGGCTGAGTCTGTCGGGTATGGCTCCGCAGTTGGAATACAGCAAAGTTGAAGCTCTTTTCAAAGCGGCAGCGGTCAATTCACCAGGAGGAGCTGAGGGGTTGGCAAGCTTTTATTGTTTTGGCAATGACACAGCTGGAAGCGGGCCGTGCCAGCGGCCAGTTGATGTGGAGAAAGAGCTGATTCGCGCCAGCGCCATGGGCTCAGCGCATGCAATCGTTTCGCTTGGCGATTATTGGAAGAGTGGCGATCTCGGCGAGAAGGATATCCCTCGTGCCTTGGCTTGTTATCAGCTTGCCGCCGACAAGGGCTACGAGTCAGGTCTCAGTGCTGCCAAGCGACTTCAGTCGGAAGTGACTGAGCCAATCGCTCCGAGCAAATGCTATTAG
- a CDS encoding lysozyme inhibitor LprI family protein, whose translation MRKAFLYIKIIFCSLVVFSSLAQSASFDCSKASSDVEKKICNTPSLSKLDEQLSEVFKPLKKQRTFQVLESEWLENVRNTCESVECLEDAYNEQVGFLSPLPLPGASASSEVKILPADKIYAQSSRPWKTVELAGLPNGKDVVERFLISAEVISGMLHVVAFEGHYDVPNSIYRGSLYEYIDRHPIVPPITYTIAKDIGFQGAFNLGNNEEGERYAGIMGGTFYYREKIARNQLRGMAYKVGSGTQPQETSLLLQQWSNTFENAKSGLLFQGDEVFGELKAYYSNTSGYEIIAPVDRPEVGWNIFSPIWSKSRPVLYFKNGDETIWRANVVDKTLTKIVSASDQLVIKNPTPVDLNGREAVVYLEDYILKIAVAPE comes from the coding sequence ATGAGGAAAGCATTTTTGTATATTAAGATTATTTTTTGCTCGTTAGTGGTATTTAGTTCGTTGGCACAATCTGCAAGTTTCGATTGCAGTAAAGCCTCGTCGGATGTTGAAAAAAAGATCTGCAATACGCCTTCTTTGTCAAAGCTGGATGAGCAGCTAAGTGAAGTGTTTAAGCCACTAAAAAAACAACGTACTTTCCAAGTGCTTGAAAGTGAATGGCTAGAGAATGTGCGCAACACCTGTGAGTCAGTTGAGTGTCTAGAAGATGCTTACAATGAGCAAGTTGGATTTCTGTCACCGTTACCATTGCCTGGGGCCAGTGCTTCAAGTGAAGTCAAAATTTTGCCCGCTGATAAAATTTATGCTCAATCCAGTCGTCCTTGGAAAACTGTTGAACTGGCGGGCCTTCCGAATGGCAAAGATGTCGTTGAGCGTTTCTTGATTTCAGCGGAAGTAATATCTGGAATGTTGCACGTTGTAGCATTTGAGGGGCATTACGATGTTCCTAATTCTATCTATAGAGGTAGTTTGTATGAATACATCGATAGGCATCCGATTGTGCCGCCAATCACGTACACGATAGCAAAGGACATAGGATTTCAGGGGGCGTTCAACTTAGGAAACAATGAAGAAGGGGAGCGATACGCTGGAATCATGGGCGGCACCTTTTACTATCGCGAAAAAATAGCAAGAAACCAGCTAAGAGGTATGGCTTATAAAGTTGGGTCAGGCACTCAACCGCAGGAAACGAGTTTGCTGCTTCAGCAATGGTCGAATACTTTCGAGAATGCTAAAAGTGGTTTGCTATTTCAGGGTGATGAGGTATTTGGAGAGCTGAAGGCCTATTATTCAAACACTTCTGGGTACGAGATTATTGCGCCAGTCGATAGGCCGGAGGTGGGTTGGAATATTTTCAGCCCGATTTGGAGCAAGTCGCGTCCTGTTTTGTATTTCAAGAATGGTGATGAGACGATCTGGCGTGCCAATGTAGTGGATAAAACACTAACTAAAATTGTTAGCGCAAGTGATCAGCTCGTTATTAAAAACCCCACGCCTGTTGATTTGAATGGTCGTGAAGCTGTTGTTTATCTCGAGGATTACATACTGAAGATAGCTGTTGCGCCCGAATGA
- a CDS encoding lysozyme inhibitor LprI family protein, whose protein sequence is MELMFVIKNIVLPFCIVTLSIFNGVAQAEPFYSAKILQADYSAVPDIKLLIRIQDVESGSDEASGSSLATCMKAGKSAAQPGPNPCFRIQLDEGEGNVKVTSQTLLNDPQRASDPVYIELVYKSGATKNQYGYYDNKTVLLTVEDNNGLNNWDSDIPQSLPQVKIEKDRGVYQLVLADADALLNSAYRDKASRLSQDKRDVFREVQRAWMKNRDLECNSAIFGEYSESCLIRLTIDRARQIAVAPLAK, encoded by the coding sequence ATGGAATTAATGTTTGTGATTAAAAATATCGTTCTACCTTTTTGTATCGTTACTCTTTCGATTTTTAACGGCGTTGCCCAAGCGGAGCCGTTCTACTCCGCGAAGATACTGCAAGCTGATTACTCAGCAGTTCCTGACATAAAGCTGTTGATTAGAATTCAAGATGTTGAGTCAGGGAGTGATGAGGCAAGTGGCTCAAGCCTGGCCACTTGCATGAAGGCTGGTAAGTCAGCTGCGCAGCCTGGCCCCAACCCTTGTTTCAGAATTCAGTTAGATGAAGGCGAAGGCAATGTGAAAGTGACGAGCCAGACATTGCTTAATGACCCTCAGCGAGCAAGCGATCCTGTATATATTGAGTTGGTCTATAAAAGTGGAGCAACCAAAAATCAGTATGGATATTATGATAATAAAACAGTATTGCTAACTGTTGAGGATAATAATGGGTTGAATAATTGGGATTCGGATATCCCGCAAAGCCTGCCTCAAGTCAAGATTGAAAAAGATCGAGGGGTTTATCAGTTGGTTCTTGCGGACGCCGATGCTCTGCTCAATTCTGCCTACCGAGATAAAGCCAGTCGTTTGAGTCAAGACAAGCGAGATGTTTTTCGTGAGGTTCAAAGAGCCTGGATGAAAAATAGAGATCTTGAATGCAATAGCGCAATATTTGGAGAGTATTCAGAAAGCTGTTTGATTCGGTTAACAATTGATCGTGCCAGACAGATCGCGGTTGCGCCTTTGGCTAAATAG